The region GATATCCAACCAGAAGTATTGTAATATTTTGGATAAACCGTATAACGACCCTCTACCCTAGCGTCATAGTAATCGTACACATCAAACATTCTTGCAGTAACATTAAACCCTGCTGCATGATTTTTTTTATTAGTTACACTCATGTTAAAATTCAAACTTTGCTCTTGCAAATAATTGGAATCATTATTGAATTGTGAATACCAATTTAAATTCATTCGAAACGAATTCATTTTTTGTGTAGGTTGAAGAATTCTGTAACTTATATTTCCACTTAATGAATAATAATTCGTTTGAAAATTAACCCCCAAATCATTGTTATCAAAATCTTTTGAAACATAATTTCCGCCTATACTGTATCTTATTTTACCTGATGTTTCAGCCAGATACAATTCGCTTACAAAACCTTTTTTATTAGCTAAATCTCCAAATTCATTTACATAACTATACTTTAAAGCTCCATTTGCATTATAGGTGTTTTTTTTCGTATTTAAGTCAAAAGCCAAAGCAGAAACATTGGCATCACGAAATTCGCCATCACGAGTAACATTAGTATTTACTAATGAAATAGAAGAGTTTTGATTAAAACGTTGGTCTAATACGGTAATATTATAATTTGCAATTGGCTCAACAGTAACAGATCTAAATTCGTTAGTAAGCGAATTTTGAACCGTAACATCCGTTTTTTCAGTTACAGCATTTAAAACGCCAACCCCTAATCCGCCTTTTGTCCTACCAGAAACTTTTAATGCATTCAATAGTTTTACACTAGATGGATATTCAGTTACTTCTTCATTTTCACTTAATTCTGGATATGTTGATGGAGCGCCACCAATTCTTCTTGAGTAAAACAATCCCGCTTTATTAAACAAATCAGTACCTTCTGTAAAAAAAGGTCTGTTCTCGTTAAATACTTGTTCAAACGGACCTAGATTTAAAATTTTATTATCAAACTTTGTTTGTCCAAAATCCGGAATTAACACTGCATCCAAAGTAAACGCATCAGACAAACCATATTTCAAGTCCATTCCACCTTTTATAGTTCCTTGTGCTTTTTCATTAGGTAAACTATTTAAATAATAAGAAGCATAAGGTATTAAAAACAAACGTGTTGGTGTTTCAATATTTTCTATTCCTTCTAATAAGCCTGCTTGTTGTGTAAAAGCACCAATTCTATTATCTACTTTATTCCAAGTATATTTGTAACGCAATCTTCGTACTTCCCTAAAAAAGTTAATCCCCCACACTTGTTTATCTGCTTTTGAAAATCGGATAGCTGCATATGGAATTTTCATTTCAACTTGCCAACCATTATTCGTAATTCGAGCTTCACTCATCCAAATGGCATCCCAAGAATAATCTTCACCACCTTGAGTTGTTCTTACACAATCGGCTTGACCGTTGGCAGCATTAACAAAAAAACTATATTCTTGTTGACCATCATTAAAACCATTGATAAAAATTCCAAAAAAGTCGGAAGTTCCAAAATTATCTCGTTCTGTTATTTCCTTTAAAATTTTATCAGGATGTGAATCATATAAAGTTGCTGCCACATATAGAGCGTGATCGTCGTATAGAATTTTCACTTCTGTTTTAAGAGAATCGGGTTCTGGCATACCATTATTGGGTTCAAAACCAAAAAATTGATTTGCAACGGGAACATTTACCCAAGCTTCTTCATCAAATTTTCCGTCTAATTTAATATCACTTTGCAAACGCTTGGCTTGAAGTTTCTTCTTTTCAATAACCACTTGAGCATCTTGACCAAAAGAACACAAGAATCCAGAAATAATAAAACATAAAGTATAAAAAGTTTTCATTTTTTGATTGTTGATTGTGTTATTCGTAGCTATTACTCCTGTTTTGTTTCATTTTTTAACAGTAGAACAAAAATATTAACTTTTTTTTAAGCATTTAGCAATCTGAACACCGATGAAAAAACTATAAAAAAATCGATGAAATGCATTTTTTTTCGTTAAAAAACATAAAAAAATTTTTT is a window of Flavobacterium indicum GPTSA100-9 = DSM 17447 DNA encoding:
- a CDS encoding DUF5916 domain-containing protein, whose amino-acid sequence is MKTFYTLCFIISGFLCSFGQDAQVVIEKKKLQAKRLQSDIKLDGKFDEEAWVNVPVANQFFGFEPNNGMPEPDSLKTEVKILYDDHALYVAATLYDSHPDKILKEITERDNFGTSDFFGIFINGFNDGQQEYSFFVNAANGQADCVRTTQGGEDYSWDAIWMSEARITNNGWQVEMKIPYAAIRFSKADKQVWGINFFREVRRLRYKYTWNKVDNRIGAFTQQAGLLEGIENIETPTRLFLIPYASYYLNSLPNEKAQGTIKGGMDLKYGLSDAFTLDAVLIPDFGQTKFDNKILNLGPFEQVFNENRPFFTEGTDLFNKAGLFYSRRIGGAPSTYPELSENEEVTEYPSSVKLLNALKVSGRTKGGLGVGVLNAVTEKTDVTVQNSLTNEFRSVTVEPIANYNITVLDQRFNQNSSISLVNTNVTRDGEFRDANVSALAFDLNTKKNTYNANGALKYSYVNEFGDLANKKGFVSELYLAETSGKIRYSIGGNYVSKDFDNNDLGVNFQTNYYSLSGNISYRILQPTQKMNSFRMNLNWYSQFNNDSNYLQEQSLNFNMSVTNKKNHAAGFNVTARMFDVYDYYDARVEGRYTVYPKYYNTSGWISTNYNNKFAFDINPWYGFAEQKGWWFSGVSISPRYRFSNKLMFIYNLSYNVDKNELGWIDLDGDEIVYARRDKQTIENGMEGKYSINSRMNFKLNLRHYWSFADNKSTYRLLENGKVEEYVYNENKNSNLNLWNFDLSYSWWFAPGSQMTILYRNNAADFNRTIVKNFSNNVKSIMNQDMLNHAFSVSVRYFIDYNQAKHWVGKS